In Periplaneta americana isolate PAMFEO1 chromosome 3, P.americana_PAMFEO1_priV1, whole genome shotgun sequence, the following are encoded in one genomic region:
- the LOC138697013 gene encoding glutamate receptor ionotropic, delta-2-like produces the protein MSSRCYEVHNTVHLDTCVFNETGPTFIYNSSLFPQKVLNNLHNCIIKASTFMFVPYVRPSKEYISGKWDLSVLDGPEIQLMRLLVEYINASVELMRSPYGSEWGVQLKNGTWTGLRGELFHRGADLVFCDITSSVEDHINFDDTKSHMTTAFTWAVPCAKTFPRWSSITRVFTASTWVSAVLTLIVSAVVLKFLASTRKGPENLAYKYLMYCLLLLYSMALGGGAPSHPQRSVVRLLFMCWLIFSFAINTIFQTLMISYIVDPGLQNQIETEEELVNSDLNYAVNTYLEKYLNEDMMRKLSPRYDCKEEVGCRMLGANKTNLAAIGGRIIMAYQADNLTGELGKLCMLKEDVLVLHIVMLTSKGHPLLEIINKVVTRVTETGLLEHWIKDIGSERPRETNLVTLHNNLTYLPMSVTHLQAAFIFLCFGLNVSIFVFTGEFIYNFIRNKYKRN, from the coding sequence ATGTCCTCCAGATGTTATGAAGTTCACAATACAGTTCATTTAGACACATGTGTTTTTAATGAAACTGGaccaacatttatttacaattcatcTTTGTTTCCTCAGAAAGTGTTAAATAATCTTCATAACTGTATTATTAAAGCTTCAACATTTATGTTTGTACCTTATGTAAGGCCATCAAAAGAATATATCAGTGGAAAATGGGATTTATCTGTTTTAGACGGACCTGAGATACAGTTAATGCGTCTACTTGTTGAATACATTAATGCGAGTGTCGAGTTGATGAGATCACCATATGGAAGCGAATGGGGAGTTCAGTTGAAAAATGGTACGTGGACTGGTCTTAGAGGTGAACTCTTTCATCGAGGAGCTGATCTTGTGTTTTGCGATATTACAAGCAGTGTCGAAGATCACATTAATTTCGACGACACCAAGTCTCATATGACTACGGCATTTACTTGGGCTGTGCCTTGCGCCAAAACTTTTCCTAGATGGAGCAGCATAACGAGAGTTTTCACCGCAAGCACTTGGGTGTCTGCAGTCTTGACGTTGATTGTATCAGCTGTAGTGCTCAAATTTCTTGCTTCCACAAGAAAGGGGCCGGAAAACTTAGCCTACAAATATCTcatgtattgtttattgctttTATATTCTATGGCTTTAGGTGGTGGAGCTCCATCACACCCTCAGCGTTCCGTAGTTCGACTCCTGTTCATGTGCTGGTTGATTTTCTCGTTTGCTATCAACACGATCTTCCAGACACTAATGATTAGTTACATAGTGGATCCAGGACTTCAGAACCAAATAGAGACAGAAGAGGAACTAGTCAATTCTGATCTGAACTACGCGGTCAACACTTACCTTGAGAAATACCTCAATGAGGATATGATGAGGAAGTTAAGTCCAAGATACGATTGTAAAGAAGAAGTCGGGTGCCGGATGTTGGgagcaaacaaaacaaatttggcTGCAATAGGTGGTAGGATTATAATGGCGTACCAAGCTGATAACCTGACGGGAGAATTGGGGAAGTTATGTATGTTAAAAGAAGACGTCCTGGTGTTACACATTGTGATGCTTACGTCGAAGGGACATCCTCTGCTGGAAATCATTAACAAGGTTGTGACTCGTGTGACAGAAACAGGCCTTTTGGAGCATTGGATTAAAGATATAGGCAGTGAAAGACCCCGAGAAACCAACCTTGTGACTCTACATAATAATCTAACTTATTTGCCTATGTCCGTGACTCATCTTCAAGcggcatttatttttctttgctttggtttaaatgtcagtatttttgtatttacaggAGAATTTATATATAACTTTATTAGAAACAAATACAAAAGAAATTAa